The Phycisphaerae bacterium genome includes a window with the following:
- the fmt gene encoding methionyl-tRNA formyltransferase — MGRGRAIGAACDPHRSGLMRVVYFGSGEFAVPALRWLAHSPHEIAAVVTQPDRPAGRGKKQTATPVGGMAESLGLPVYKTEDTNEAGFVEQIRSLGADLGIVAAFGQKLHAPLRSAFAGECINIHSSLLPKYRGAAPINWAILKGEPKTGVSVFRLVDRLDAGPVLIRRETMIGSTETAAELHDRLAGIACDALGATLKLLEQDLHHPGEPQDESLATQAPKLTKADGMLRFDEPAEQIALRCRAMWSWPGARCLYRNADGRTEEIIIATASAIPAQASEPPGTITSLLTVATRQGTLEIHGLKPAGKRVMSWQDFVNGRHVKPGDRLEAVGP, encoded by the coding sequence ATGGGCAGAGGCCGCGCTATTGGGGCGGCCTGTGACCCGCACCGGAGCGGCTTGATGCGCGTGGTCTATTTCGGTTCCGGCGAGTTCGCTGTGCCCGCCCTGCGATGGCTGGCCCACAGCCCTCACGAGATCGCCGCGGTGGTCACTCAACCCGACCGGCCCGCAGGCCGCGGCAAGAAACAAACCGCCACGCCCGTCGGCGGCATGGCGGAGTCGCTCGGACTACCCGTATACAAGACCGAAGACACGAACGAGGCCGGGTTCGTTGAACAGATCAGGAGCCTGGGCGCGGACCTCGGCATCGTCGCGGCTTTCGGCCAGAAGCTCCATGCCCCACTTCGCTCGGCGTTCGCCGGCGAGTGTATCAACATCCACAGTTCGCTGTTGCCGAAGTACCGCGGGGCGGCGCCGATCAACTGGGCAATTCTGAAAGGCGAGCCGAAAACGGGGGTGAGCGTCTTTCGCCTCGTCGACCGCTTGGATGCCGGTCCGGTGCTGATCCGACGCGAGACCATGATCGGGTCCACGGAGACGGCCGCGGAGCTGCACGACCGTCTGGCAGGTATAGCCTGCGACGCCCTGGGGGCAACGCTGAAGCTGCTGGAACAGGATCTGCACCATCCCGGCGAGCCGCAGGACGAGTCGCTGGCCACGCAGGCACCCAAGCTCACCAAGGCGGACGGCATGCTGCGGTTTGATGAGCCGGCCGAGCAAATCGCTCTGCGGTGTCGGGCGATGTGGTCCTGGCCGGGGGCCCGGTGCCTGTACCGCAATGCCGACGGACGAACGGAGGAAATCATCATAGCCACGGCTTCGGCCATTCCCGCTCAAGCGAGCGAGCCGCCGGGGACGATCACTTCTCTGCTGACGGTCGCGACGCGGCAGGGAACGCTGGAGATTCACGGCCTCAAGCCGGCCGGCAAACGCGTCATGAGCTGGCAGGATTTCGTGAACGGCCGGCATGTCAAGCCGGGCGACCGGCTGGAGGCCGTCGGCCCGTAA
- a CDS encoding M48 family metallopeptidase, with protein MQFIVFSAFAIVLSIPFEGPARAWVLVSSPAWIFAAVAGHILAAGLAGAITTRRVRAKLEREPSWLPAAQRRLGHGHTVIRAVLLLSFGSLVFLTDWLRLIRSWDGIAAVWGLDEIIAIAPFFAAILASYVAVYPADRAIRQVAMELRLWASVPTRPPWSLRAFVRFMFRQNVLIIAVPMLPIMVANDFVQCYAAPIRKAAFGIVWADQVVLVAIAGLVFLVAPVMLRYIWHTRVLPDGELRRRLEGLCRRVGLRYRRILIWESDGMVVNAAVMGLIKPVRYILLSDGLLEMMDDAKIEAVFGHEAGHVKCRHIEFYLLFAVLSMLIVGGVMELIAFAASKWPTFFDQIADLEAYLPLLATVMILLIWLLGFGAVSRQFELQADLFGARNVTPGGEGCHLPCFVHRPPPISADRSNPASAQAICASAAELFADALYRIAALNGIPIDAKSWRHSSIANRMEQLRDYAVRPGAAAWLDKKVLLIKGTLLGGTAVGLVVALLIYSPQLRAWCWGR; from the coding sequence ATGCAGTTTATCGTCTTTTCGGCTTTCGCGATCGTCTTGAGCATCCCCTTCGAGGGACCGGCTCGGGCATGGGTACTGGTAAGCAGCCCCGCTTGGATATTCGCCGCAGTCGCGGGCCACATTCTCGCCGCCGGGCTCGCCGGGGCGATCACCACGCGTCGCGTCAGGGCGAAGCTCGAACGTGAACCTTCCTGGTTGCCGGCAGCCCAGCGACGCCTGGGCCACGGCCACACGGTCATCCGAGCTGTTCTCCTGCTCAGTTTTGGGTCGCTGGTCTTCCTGACCGACTGGCTTCGGCTCATTCGAAGTTGGGACGGAATCGCCGCCGTCTGGGGTCTCGACGAAATCATCGCGATCGCTCCGTTTTTCGCCGCGATTCTGGCTTCATACGTGGCCGTCTATCCGGCCGACCGCGCCATCCGGCAGGTCGCGATGGAACTGAGACTCTGGGCATCGGTCCCCACCCGCCCGCCGTGGAGCCTGCGGGCGTTCGTCAGATTCATGTTCCGCCAGAACGTGCTCATCATTGCCGTTCCCATGTTACCGATCATGGTGGCCAACGATTTCGTGCAGTGCTATGCCGCCCCGATCCGAAAGGCCGCGTTCGGCATTGTGTGGGCCGACCAAGTAGTGCTGGTAGCGATCGCAGGACTCGTGTTCCTCGTGGCCCCGGTGATGCTGCGGTACATCTGGCATACGCGCGTGCTGCCGGACGGCGAGCTGCGACGGCGCCTCGAAGGCCTCTGCCGGCGCGTGGGGCTGAGATACCGCCGTATTCTGATCTGGGAAAGCGACGGCATGGTGGTCAACGCCGCGGTGATGGGCCTGATCAAACCGGTCAGGTACATTCTGCTGTCGGACGGGCTGTTGGAGATGATGGACGACGCTAAGATCGAGGCGGTGTTCGGTCACGAGGCCGGTCACGTCAAATGCCGCCATATCGAGTTCTACCTGCTGTTCGCCGTGCTGAGCATGTTGATCGTCGGCGGCGTCATGGAACTGATCGCGTTTGCGGCCTCGAAATGGCCGACGTTCTTCGACCAGATCGCCGACCTGGAGGCCTACCTGCCGCTGCTGGCCACCGTGATGATCCTCCTGATCTGGCTGCTCGGGTTTGGGGCGGTGTCGCGACAATTTGAGCTTCAGGCAGACCTGTTCGGGGCCAGGAATGTGACCCCTGGCGGAGAGGGTTGCCACTTGCCCTGTTTTGTTCACCGACCACCCCCGATATCGGCAGATCGCAGCAACCCGGCATCTGCTCAGGCGATCTGTGCGTCCGCCGCAGAGTTGTTTGCCGATGCGTTATACCGCATTGCGGCACTCAACGGCATCCCGATCGACGCCAAGAGCTGGCGACATTCCAGCATCGCCAACCGCATGGAGCAGTTGCGCGACTACGCGGTGCGGCCCGGAGCAGCGGCATGGCTGGACAAGAAAGTCTTGCTCATCAAGGGAACACTGCTGGGAGGCACTGCCGTCGGTCTTGTGGTCGCCCTCCTGATCTACTCGCCCCAACTCCGCGCGTGGTGCTGGGGCCGCTGA